One segment of Nostoc flagelliforme CCNUN1 DNA contains the following:
- the dnaG gene encoding DNA primase: MQIPRLHPDTIEEVKLRADIVDVVSEYVVLRKRGKDFVGLCPFHDEKSPSFTVSQTKQMYYCFGCQAGGNAIKFVMELGKRSFADVVLDLARRYQVPVQTLEPEQRQELQRQLSLREQLYEVLASSAQFYQHALRQSQGQQALQYLQSNRQFKEETIQQFGLGYAPAGWETLYRYLVEDKHYPAQILEKAGLIKPRKEGGGYYDVFRDRLMIPIRDVQGRVIAFGGRTLTDEQPKYLNSPETELFSKGETLFALDQAKGGISQLDQAVVVEGYFDAIALHAAGINNAVASLGTALSLEQVRLILRYTESKQLVLNFDADKAGTNAAERAIGEIAELAYKGEVQLKILNLPDGKDADEYLHSHTPEDYGELLKNAPLWLDWQIQQIIQDRDLKQATDFQQVTQQIVKLLKNIANSDTRNYYVSYCAEILSLGDTRLIPLRVENLLTQIAPPPATYSKPVSARKAWGSSKSPLPTPHSPLPTERSLLEHAEALLLRIYLHCPEQRQLIIDELEERDLQFSLSHHRFLWQQILEISSVDGETKNLASSPDLISRLQDQFLEFGSEMGLISHLFHVDEKNQKEILRTPQVVQAAIACMDLVMLEKRYRHFLELWQQTDPEAEPERYQSYYQAFYAEKIKLQQIDRQRLFSITELL; encoded by the coding sequence ATGCAAATCCCCCGCTTGCACCCAGACACAATTGAGGAAGTTAAACTACGGGCTGATATTGTAGATGTCGTCTCGGAATACGTAGTTTTACGCAAACGTGGGAAAGATTTCGTCGGTTTGTGCCCCTTCCACGACGAAAAATCTCCCAGTTTCACCGTCAGTCAGACCAAGCAAATGTATTATTGCTTCGGCTGTCAAGCTGGAGGAAATGCCATTAAGTTTGTCATGGAGTTGGGGAAGCGTTCTTTTGCTGATGTGGTGCTGGATTTAGCACGGCGTTACCAAGTACCTGTACAAACTCTAGAACCCGAACAACGCCAAGAATTACAGCGTCAGCTATCTTTGCGTGAGCAGTTATATGAAGTTCTGGCTTCCTCAGCACAATTTTATCAACACGCCCTCAGACAATCACAAGGGCAACAGGCACTTCAATATTTGCAATCTAACCGCCAATTCAAAGAAGAAACTATACAGCAATTTGGTTTAGGTTATGCCCCCGCAGGTTGGGAAACTCTCTACCGTTATTTAGTGGAAGATAAACATTACCCAGCGCAGATACTAGAAAAAGCAGGATTGATTAAGCCACGCAAGGAAGGGGGCGGTTATTATGATGTATTCCGCGATCGCTTGATGATTCCCATCCGTGATGTCCAAGGGCGGGTGATTGCCTTTGGTGGTAGAACCTTGACTGATGAGCAGCCTAAATATCTGAATTCACCAGAAACCGAACTTTTTAGTAAAGGTGAAACATTATTTGCCCTCGATCAAGCCAAAGGTGGAATTTCTCAACTCGATCAAGCCGTGGTGGTAGAGGGATATTTTGATGCGATCGCTCTCCACGCTGCTGGTATTAATAATGCCGTCGCCTCACTCGGTACAGCTTTAAGCTTAGAACAAGTCCGATTAATATTACGCTATACCGAATCGAAACAATTAGTACTCAACTTTGATGCTGATAAAGCCGGAACCAATGCCGCAGAACGGGCGATCGGCGAAATTGCCGAATTAGCATACAAAGGCGAAGTTCAGCTAAAGATTCTCAATTTACCCGATGGTAAAGATGCTGATGAATACTTGCATAGCCACACCCCAGAAGATTATGGAGAACTGCTAAAAAATGCCCCACTTTGGCTAGACTGGCAGATTCAGCAAATTATTCAAGACCGTGATTTAAAACAGGCTACTGATTTTCAGCAAGTAACTCAGCAAATAGTCAAATTACTTAAAAATATAGCTAACAGCGATACACGCAACTATTACGTTTCCTACTGTGCAGAAATACTCAGCTTAGGAGATACCAGACTTATACCCCTACGAGTTGAAAATCTGTTAACTCAAATTGCTCCCCCTCCGGCTACATACTCTAAACCTGTGTCAGCCAGAAAAGCATGGGGAAGTAGCAAATCCCCACTCCCCACTCCCCACTCCCCACTCCCCACAGAACGGAGCCTTTTAGAACACGCAGAGGCATTATTACTGCGAATTTACTTGCATTGCCCCGAACAGCGTCAATTGATTATTGACGAACTAGAGGAGCGAGATTTGCAATTTAGCCTTTCCCACCACCGATTTTTATGGCAACAGATTTTAGAAATTTCATCCGTTGATGGAGAGACGAAAAATTTGGCGTCTTCACCAGATTTAATTTCCCGCCTGCAAGACCAGTTTTTAGAATTTGGCAGCGAGATGGGGTTAATTTCCCATTTGTTTCATGTCGATGAAAAAAACCAGAAAGAAATACTTCGGACTCCGCAAGTGGTTCAAGCTGCGATCGCTTGCATGGATTTAGTGATGCTTGAAAAACGCTATCGCCACTTTTTGGAACTATGGCAACAAACTGATCCAGAAGCTGAACCAGAGCGGTATCAATCTTATTATCAGGCTTTTTACGCTGAAAAAATCAAGCTGCAACAAATAGACCGACAACGGTTATTTTCCATCACAGAGTTATTGTAG
- the xisF gene encoding fdxN element excision recombinase XisF: MLKSGYICFEKTGVRRTGYARLSKREQALGTHTLEQHIARLRSAGATEVFWDIASRSKDDRVGLNKILKMVSNGETSEVIMIRIDRMTDSHALMEKAINIFLDANIPCRGLDDNIDFSTVGGRMHARILVTIARGEVERLQERVLNGWEFVRERVAAVNPPFGYKIASEKHQLDTSPFLCLRETKQEISRATIGREIVEAFLEQKTLRLALRFINERYGITTYSHGKGRYAQGLFRFSPSGLRDWLLNPVIRGHICYLRKRDGQRLQPGDWDIRHNTHPDERLITDEEFGQIQAILKHNKRVRGYGTTALKYPLSGLIFCGECRSACYSVTGSRGRNLPGLNYYFQCKNWRLRACPQKQMVRMEVAEEAVVNALITAAEQIAAQQAFGGGEELEPTEVRELRSRLEALNKIAGYDADIEAAKEKLRFRIEEKQYSLSLQNQQQNTSSEKLLSTFLEKDYWHTLMDQEKQAIYRALVEKVIVKFGAVEEVILNL, from the coding sequence ATGCTGAAATCTGGATACATTTGTTTTGAGAAAACAGGGGTTAGGCGCACTGGGTACGCGCGACTATCGAAACGCGAACAAGCTTTGGGCACCCATACCCTGGAGCAACACATCGCGCGACTGCGATCGGCAGGGGCAACCGAGGTTTTTTGGGATATTGCCTCTCGCTCTAAAGACGACCGAGTGGGGCTGAACAAGATATTGAAAATGGTATCCAATGGCGAAACGTCGGAAGTGATTATGATTCGGATCGACCGAATGACCGATTCGCACGCCCTAATGGAAAAAGCTATCAATATATTCTTAGACGCCAACATACCTTGTCGCGGTCTGGACGACAACATTGATTTTTCCACAGTCGGCGGGAGGATGCACGCCCGCATTTTGGTAACGATCGCCCGCGGGGAAGTAGAAAGGCTTCAAGAGCGAGTGTTAAACGGCTGGGAATTTGTCAGAGAGCGAGTTGCAGCCGTTAATCCACCCTTTGGATACAAAATAGCTAGCGAGAAACATCAGCTAGACACTTCCCCATTTCTCTGCTTGCGCGAAACCAAGCAAGAGATATCAAGGGCGACTATTGGGAGAGAAATAGTCGAAGCTTTTTTGGAACAGAAAACTTTACGACTTGCCCTACGATTTATTAACGAACGCTACGGCATCACTACTTATTCCCACGGCAAAGGAAGATACGCTCAAGGCTTATTTCGATTCAGTCCTTCAGGGTTGCGCGATTGGCTTTTGAATCCTGTAATTAGGGGACATATTTGCTATCTTCGGAAGCGCGATGGGCAGAGATTACAGCCGGGAGATTGGGATATCAGACATAACACTCACCCAGATGAAAGACTAATAACTGATGAGGAATTTGGGCAAATTCAAGCCATCCTCAAGCACAACAAACGAGTTAGAGGTTACGGAACTACTGCCCTCAAATATCCGCTTTCTGGATTGATATTTTGTGGCGAATGCCGCAGTGCTTGTTACTCAGTTACGGGTAGTCGGGGGCGTAATTTGCCTGGGCTTAATTATTATTTTCAATGCAAGAATTGGCGCTTACGAGCCTGCCCCCAAAAGCAAATGGTGCGGATGGAAGTTGCTGAAGAAGCTGTGGTGAATGCTTTGATTACCGCAGCGGAGCAAATTGCCGCACAGCAAGCATTTGGAGGTGGTGAAGAACTAGAGCCAACGGAAGTTAGAGAGTTGCGATCGCGGCTGGAAGCTCTCAATAAAATTGCCGGATATGACGCGGATATTGAAGCTGCAAAAGAAAAGCTCCGTTTCAGAATTGAAGAGAAGCAGTATAGTTTGTCACTTCAAAATCAGCAGCAAAATACAAGTAGTGAAAAGCTGTTATCAACTTTTCTCGAAAAAGACTATTGGCACACTCTCATGGATCAGGAGAAACAAGCAATTTATAGAGCGTTGGTGGAGAAGGTTATTGTAAAATTTGGGGCGGTAGAAGAGGTAATTTTAAATTTGTAA
- the infC gene encoding translation initiation factor IF-3, whose amino-acid sequence MAIQKQLINSQIKSPSVFLIDHENNNRGLIDTNEALQLAESLELDLVVVSQGKEAPIAKILNYGKLQYQKKKRQSQSARPTVKEVRFGLNVGVADYNLRIQQAGEWLSKGDSVKFAIRLRGREHQYRDKAGELLDRIANDLSQVGKIQSLDKRALVVQVIPA is encoded by the coding sequence ATCGCAATCCAAAAGCAACTGATTAATTCACAAATCAAGTCACCTAGCGTCTTCTTGATTGACCATGAGAATAACAATCGTGGTCTGATCGACACCAATGAGGCGCTACAGCTAGCCGAGAGCTTGGAGCTTGACTTAGTTGTAGTCTCCCAAGGTAAGGAGGCTCCAATCGCCAAGATTCTCAACTATGGCAAGCTTCAGTATCAAAAGAAAAAACGTCAGAGCCAAAGTGCTAGACCCACGGTAAAGGAAGTTCGATTTGGCCTAAACGTGGGCGTGGCTGATTACAATTTACGCATCCAACAAGCAGGTGAATGGTTGAGTAAAGGCGATTCAGTCAAGTTTGCCATCCGTTTACGAGGCCGAGAACATCAATATCGTGACAAAGCAGGAGAACTGCTAGACCGAATTGCAAATGATCTCAGTCAAGTAGGTAAAATCCAATCGCTGGATAAACGCGCACTAGTTGTTCAAGTGATTCCTGCCTAG
- a CDS encoding DEAD/DEAH box helicase — translation MSFSNLGLSNEIIRAVTERGYTEPTPIQIQAIPAVLSGSDLLAGAQTGTGKTASFTLPLLHRLSSDKSIKGTYKGYPPIRALILTPTRELAAQVEESVREYGKYLQLNSMVMFGGVGINLQKQRLKNRVDILVATPGRLLDHVQQGTLNLSHIEVLVLDEADRMLDMGFIHDIRRILSLLPKKRQNLLFFATFSDKIKALAAGLLNNPTMIEVARRNVTAETIAQKIYHVDRDKKRQLLAHLIRRDNWYQVLVFTRTKYGADRLVKQLGEDRIQALAIHGNKSQPVRTNALAKFKNGSLQVLVATDIAARGLDISELPHVVNFDLPNVPEDYVHRIGRTGRAGASGEAVSLVSVDEYPLLKDIEKLIEQRLPREVVAGFALNPDINPEPIPNGRQHRAKTERDKRPARAANPLPQTSAKRKAAPPATNGDKPGARSSASRRSAKRDR, via the coding sequence ATGTCTTTTTCTAATCTCGGCTTGTCCAATGAAATTATCCGTGCGGTTACCGAACGCGGGTACACTGAACCCACGCCAATTCAGATACAGGCGATTCCTGCCGTCTTGTCGGGTAGCGATTTGCTAGCTGGGGCACAAACTGGTACTGGAAAGACCGCTAGTTTTACCCTACCGCTTCTGCATCGGTTGTCGTCTGACAAGAGCATCAAAGGTACATATAAGGGATACCCGCCGATCCGGGCGCTAATTCTTACACCAACTCGTGAACTCGCCGCACAGGTAGAAGAAAGCGTGCGCGAGTACGGTAAGTACTTGCAGTTAAACTCGATGGTGATGTTCGGCGGAGTCGGTATTAATCTGCAAAAACAGCGTTTGAAGAACCGAGTGGATATTCTAGTCGCTACTCCAGGGCGACTGTTAGACCATGTACAGCAGGGCACGCTGAACCTGTCGCATATTGAGGTTTTGGTGCTAGATGAAGCAGATCGGATGCTGGACATGGGCTTTATTCATGATATCCGTCGCATCCTCTCACTATTGCCCAAAAAGCGACAAAATTTGCTATTCTTCGCTACTTTCTCGGACAAAATTAAGGCTCTCGCCGCCGGGCTGCTGAATAACCCGACGATGATTGAGGTAGCACGCCGCAACGTTACCGCCGAGACGATCGCACAAAAAATTTACCACGTAGACCGTGACAAGAAACGCCAATTACTTGCTCACCTGATTCGCCGAGATAATTGGTATCAAGTGCTAGTGTTCACCCGCACTAAGTACGGTGCTGACCGTTTGGTTAAGCAGTTGGGCGAAGACCGCATTCAAGCACTGGCAATCCACGGGAATAAAAGCCAGCCGGTGCGTACTAATGCTCTGGCAAAGTTCAAAAATGGCAGCTTACAGGTATTGGTGGCGACAGACATTGCTGCTAGAGGTCTTGATATCAGCGAACTGCCTCATGTAGTTAACTTCGATCTACCCAATGTACCGGAGGATTATGTTCATCGCATTGGGCGCACTGGCCGCGCTGGCGCGTCAGGTGAAGCTGTATCGCTGGTGTCCGTTGATGAATACCCTCTATTGAAAGATATTGAAAAACTGATTGAGCAGCGCTTGCCAAGGGAAGTGGTAGCTGGTTTTGCGCTCAACCCCGATATTAACCCCGAACCAATCCCAAATGGACGGCAACACAGAGCAAAAACCGAACGTGATAAGCGTCCGGCTCGTGCTGCTAACCCGTTACCACAGACATCAGCTAAACGTAAGGCAGCGCCACCGGCTACAAATGGCGATAAGCCTGGTGCTCGTTCGTCGGCATCGCGCCGTTCTGCTAAACGCGATCGCTAA
- a CDS encoding YdcF family protein: MLNYKIPKKWLILVTVALISALLLAIASSASSIYLYGSSTNNIKADAAIVLGAAVWGEEPSPVFRERINHAINLYKNGSVKTIIFTGGVGETNEPAEAIVGKNYALAQQVKAADIFTETQSRTTHQNLKNALEVANAHQLTKFLIVSDPLHMKRSVLMAQGLGMDAHSSPTPTTRYRSFHSQMEFLSRETYFYFVYLVFKI; this comes from the coding sequence ATGCTCAATTACAAAATTCCCAAAAAATGGTTAATTTTGGTTACAGTGGCTTTGATATCTGCCTTGTTGCTGGCGATCGCTTCTTCTGCCTCAAGTATTTACTTATATGGCAGCAGTACTAATAATATCAAGGCAGATGCAGCAATTGTTTTAGGAGCAGCAGTTTGGGGAGAAGAACCATCTCCTGTTTTCAGGGAGCGAATCAACCACGCCATTAACTTATATAAAAATGGATCTGTTAAGACGATCATTTTTACTGGCGGAGTTGGCGAGACTAATGAACCAGCTGAAGCTATAGTTGGAAAAAATTATGCACTCGCGCAACAGGTAAAAGCTGCTGACATTTTCACTGAAACTCAATCTCGCACAACTCACCAGAACCTCAAAAATGCTTTAGAGGTAGCGAATGCTCACCAATTAACCAAGTTTCTTATTGTTAGCGATCCATTGCATATGAAGAGATCCGTATTGATGGCACAAGGCTTAGGAATGGATGCACATTCGTCTCCCACACCGACTACCCGTTATCGCAGTTTTCACAGTCAGATGGAGTTTTTGAGCCGAGAAACTTATTTTTACTTTGTCTACTTAGTGTTTAAAATCTAG
- a CDS encoding PAS domain-containing protein, with the protein MPPELIINLNMFAQQLHSVQERLANLCQDANTPVQPEADLLLAALKELDTASKTLEIVTEKLFEQTQKLGDVQARLREEYKRYQDLLQFIPNAYLVTDTQGKIQSANCTTATLFNLQQRFLVNKPLVCFIAVEERQAFRSQLNQMHTSECDYVQEWISRIQPRDCEPFEAAMTVASVRDVKGKLTGLRWIVRDMTHVWQQPQLGLERPEGLYPLSAL; encoded by the coding sequence ATGCCACCTGAATTGATAATTAACTTAAATATGTTTGCCCAGCAGTTACACTCAGTCCAAGAGCGTTTAGCTAACTTGTGCCAAGATGCGAACACCCCAGTACAGCCAGAAGCCGATTTGCTGCTAGCAGCCTTGAAGGAACTTGATACTGCTTCAAAAACACTAGAGATAGTTACAGAGAAGTTGTTCGAGCAAACTCAAAAATTAGGAGATGTACAAGCACGGCTTAGAGAGGAATACAAGCGCTACCAAGACCTGCTACAATTCATTCCAAATGCTTACTTGGTGACTGACACACAAGGAAAAATTCAGTCAGCTAATTGTACCACTGCCACACTGTTCAATCTTCAACAGCGATTTTTGGTAAACAAACCGTTAGTCTGTTTCATTGCAGTAGAAGAACGTCAAGCGTTTCGTTCCCAACTAAACCAGATGCACACATCTGAGTGTGACTATGTGCAAGAGTGGATATCACGGATACAACCCCGTGACTGTGAGCCTTTTGAGGCTGCTATGACTGTAGCTTCTGTGCGTGATGTTAAAGGCAAGTTAACAGGCTTGCGCTGGATAGTGCGCGATATGACTCACGTCTGGCAACAGCCTCAATTAGGGCTAGAAAGACCAGAAGGACTTTATCCGTTATCTGCTCTTTAG
- a CDS encoding helix-turn-helix domain-containing protein, which yields MDDLKQLDKYAFQVLTMSREGYSSRQIAQQFHLSHKTVKDIVERFSN from the coding sequence ATGGATGATTTAAAACAATTAGATAAGTATGCCTTTCAAGTCTTAACGATGAGCAGAGAGGGATATTCTAGTCGCCAGATCGCCCAGCAGTTTCATCTAAGTCATAAGACAGTAAAGGATATTGTGGAACGGTTTTCTAACTAG
- the tftA gene encoding hormogonium tapered terminus morphoprotein TftA, translating into MGRIFISAAHGGKEARGIDPGAIAGGTSEAKEMILLRDLIVTELRARNVEILAVPDDLSAAQTITWINSRSRRGDVALEIESDAANSPSVRGASVFYIANNSDRKSNAEQLLVGLLRRVPQLPNRGVKPDTNSGLGSLAFCRQTTLPALVMQVGFLSNPEDRALLQSRRRDFALGIVDGLVTWSRVIDPTPGTPIEANYPPINININGQKYSEQGVLVNGNAYIPIDLVDRLRIDLSKTANVNRITYRKVVYVKAIELRDFNIAVSWDAATRTVSLRSNLAVCPGQFSRVMSNGNTSEVQLQLFLRNNNENALVQFPDIPKLYREEAGIEGVNYDIAFCQMCVETGFLRFGGDIRPEQNNFAGLGAIGGGSEAASFPSARIGVRAHIQHLKAYASLEPLVQEVVDPRFRFVTRGIAPLIDQLSGRWSADLDYGTKISAMLKRLYESAGLL; encoded by the coding sequence ATGGGGCGTATTTTTATTTCGGCGGCTCACGGAGGCAAAGAAGCTAGAGGGATAGATCCAGGTGCGATCGCAGGTGGTACAAGTGAAGCTAAAGAAATGATTCTGCTGCGGGATTTGATTGTCACGGAACTCAGGGCGCGGAATGTAGAAATTTTGGCGGTTCCTGATGACTTGAGTGCCGCCCAAACTATCACCTGGATCAATTCCCGCAGCCGCCGGGGTGATGTCGCCCTAGAAATTGAATCTGATGCGGCCAATAGCCCTTCTGTGCGTGGGGCTAGCGTTTTCTATATTGCTAATAATAGCGATCGCAAGAGCAATGCTGAACAATTGCTAGTGGGGTTGTTGCGCCGCGTACCCCAATTACCGAATCGGGGAGTCAAGCCAGATACAAATAGTGGCTTAGGTAGTTTAGCATTCTGTCGCCAGACAACGCTTCCAGCTTTAGTGATGCAAGTAGGGTTTCTCAGCAATCCAGAGGATCGGGCTTTGCTGCAAAGTCGTCGCCGCGATTTTGCTTTGGGAATTGTCGATGGACTAGTAACTTGGAGTCGTGTGATTGACCCCACTCCTGGAACTCCGATCGAAGCAAATTACCCGCCAATTAATATTAATATTAATGGACAAAAATACTCAGAGCAAGGAGTTTTAGTTAATGGTAATGCTTATATTCCCATTGATTTAGTAGACCGTTTGCGGATTGACCTTTCAAAAACGGCTAATGTCAATCGGATTACCTATCGCAAAGTAGTTTATGTTAAAGCGATCGAACTGCGAGATTTTAATATTGCAGTAAGTTGGGATGCTGCAACGCGTACTGTTAGCTTGCGATCGAATTTGGCGGTTTGTCCTGGTCAATTTTCGCGGGTGATGTCGAACGGGAATACTTCCGAAGTACAGTTACAATTATTTCTTAGAAACAATAATGAAAATGCTTTAGTACAGTTTCCTGACATCCCAAAACTTTATCGGGAAGAAGCAGGTATAGAGGGAGTAAACTATGATATTGCCTTTTGCCAAATGTGTGTAGAAACTGGATTTTTACGGTTTGGTGGCGATATTAGACCTGAGCAAAATAACTTTGCAGGCTTAGGTGCGATCGGTGGTGGTTCGGAGGCTGCATCTTTTCCAAGTGCCAGAATTGGAGTAAGGGCACACATCCAACATTTGAAAGCTTACGCTAGTTTAGAACCTTTGGTACAGGAAGTAGTAGATCCCAGGTTTCGCTTTGTCACACGCGGAATTGCACCATTAATTGATCAGCTATCAGGGCGCTGGTCAGCAGATTTAGATTATGGCACGAAGATTTCAGCAATGCTCAAACGATTATATGAATCAGCAGGACTTCTTTGA
- a CDS encoding Crp/Fnr family transcriptional regulator has translation MGTENLLLTALPLDVYKHIENKMEEVDLSSGEVLNRPGETIEKVYFPLTCLISVTITMMDGTTVEAGVVGSREMVGINAFMGGSETTQTEYIVQVPGKAVKMKAHLLLDKFDTNKSLRDVMLKYTQAYIAQISQNVACNRTHIIEKRMARWLLESSDRLYSDELILSHEFLSHMLGVRRSGVTETAHLLENKGFIKCSRKKIQIVDRQGLKEASCECYEVIKKEYDRLLKFKLKSR, from the coding sequence ATGGGTACTGAAAACCTTTTGCTCACCGCTCTGCCCCTCGATGTATACAAGCACATAGAAAACAAAATGGAGGAGGTCGACCTTTCATCCGGTGAGGTACTCAACCGACCCGGCGAAACCATCGAAAAAGTCTACTTCCCTCTCACCTGCCTAATCTCAGTCACCATCACGATGATGGATGGCACCACGGTTGAAGCCGGAGTGGTTGGAAGCCGGGAGATGGTAGGGATCAACGCGTTCATGGGCGGGAGCGAGACGACGCAGACCGAGTACATCGTTCAGGTTCCCGGCAAGGCGGTGAAAATGAAGGCACATCTGCTGCTGGATAAGTTCGACACCAATAAGTCGCTGCGGGACGTGATGCTCAAATACACACAAGCTTATATCGCGCAAATCTCGCAGAATGTTGCCTGCAACCGCACTCATATTATAGAAAAACGCATGGCCCGTTGGTTGCTTGAGTCCAGTGACCGTCTCTACTCGGATGAATTGATCCTGTCCCATGAGTTCCTCTCCCACATGCTGGGCGTGCGCCGTTCTGGCGTCACCGAAACCGCCCACCTTTTGGAAAACAAAGGTTTTATCAAATGCAGCCGAAAGAAAATCCAAATCGTTGATCGGCAGGGACTAAAAGAGGCTTCTTGTGAGTGTTATGAGGTAATCAAAAAGGAATACGATCGCCTGCTAAAGTTTAAGCTAAAGAGCAGATAA